The Urbifossiella limnaea nucleotide sequence CGCACTCGCCCTGCCGCTCCAGCACCAGCCGCATCACCGACCCCGAGTGCTCGGTCGGAACCTCGATCACCAGGTACTCGTACGGCTCGTACTTCTTGCCGTCGATCTCCTTGATGATGACCCGCGGCTTGCCGACAGCCAGCTCGCCGCCCTCGCGGCGGATCGTCTCCAGCAGCACGCCCAGGTGGAGCAGCCCGCGGCCGGACACGATGAACTCGCTCTCCCGCTCGCCCGGCTTCACCCGCAGGGCCACGTTGTGCTGCAGCTCGCGCTCCAGCCGGTCCCGCAACTCGCGGCTCGTCAGCGGCTTCCCCTCCTGGCCGGCGAACGGCGAGTCGTTCACCTTGAACAGCATGTCCAGCGTCGGCTCGTCGATCGTCAGCGGCGGCAGGGCGTTCGGCTTGTCGAACTCGCAGATGGTGTCGCCGATGTCGGCCTCGTCGATGCCCACGATGGCGCACACGTCGCCGGCGCTGATTTCTTCCACCTCGCGGCGGGCCAGCCGGTCGAACTCCTGCACCTGCACTACCGTGTCGTTGAACGTGGTGCCGTCCTTCTGCTTGACCACCGTCACCTTCTGGTTCTTCCGAATCTTCCCGGCGGCGACGCGGCCGACGACGATCTTGCCGAGGAACTCGCTGTACATCAGGTTCGTCACCTGCACCTGGAGCGGGGCGTCCACGTCCACGTCCGGCGCCGGGATGGTGTTCAGGATGGCGTCGAACAGCGGCCGCAGGTCCTTGGGCTCCACCTTCATGTCGTTGGTGGCGATGCCGGCCCGGCCGCTGGCGTAGATGACCGGGAAGTTGGCCTGTTCGTCCGACGCGCCCATCTCGATGAACAGGTCGAAGACCATCGAGTGGACTTCGTCGATCCGCGCGTCCGGGCGGTCGATCTTGTTGATGACGACGATCGGCTTGAGTCCCACGGCGAACGCCTTTTTGAGGACGAACCGCGTCTGCGGCAGCGGCCCCTCGGCGGCGTCCACGAGGAGGAACACCCCGTCGGCCATGCGCAGGATGCGCTCGACCTCGCCGCCGAAGTCGGCGTGGCCGGGGGTGTCGATGAGGTTCACCTTCACGTCGCCGATGCGGATGCCGCAGTTCTTGGCGAGGATGGTGATGCCGCGCTCGCGCTCCTGGTCGTTCGAGTCCATGATGAGGCCGTGCTGCCCGCCGACGAGCTTGTCCAGCTCCTCGGAGCGGAACAGGCCCGACTGCCGCAGCATCTGGTCCACGAGCGTCGTCTTGCCGTGGTCAACGTGGGCGACCACCGCGACGTTCCGAATATCGTTCCGCTTCATGTCATCCGTCTGGGTGCGATTGCGGGCCGACCGGGCGGGAGGGGTGCGCCCGCGGCCTTACCATCCGTTCAATCTACGAACCGACGTGCCGTGCCGGAAGGGTTGGTGCCGCGTAGATTGCGTGAACCTCTTCGCGGGAGCCGAGCATGGACCTGTACCTCATCCG carries:
- the typA gene encoding translational GTPase TypA — encoded protein: MKRNDIRNVAVVAHVDHGKTTLVDQMLRQSGLFRSEELDKLVGGQHGLIMDSNDQERERGITILAKNCGIRIGDVKVNLIDTPGHADFGGEVERILRMADGVFLLVDAAEGPLPQTRFVLKKAFAVGLKPIVVINKIDRPDARIDEVHSMVFDLFIEMGASDEQANFPVIYASGRAGIATNDMKVEPKDLRPLFDAILNTIPAPDVDVDAPLQVQVTNLMYSEFLGKIVVGRVAAGKIRKNQKVTVVKQKDGTTFNDTVVQVQEFDRLARREVEEISAGDVCAIVGIDEADIGDTICEFDKPNALPPLTIDEPTLDMLFKVNDSPFAGQEGKPLTSRELRDRLERELQHNVALRVKPGERESEFIVSGRGLLHLGVLLETIRREGGELAVGKPRVIIKEIDGKKYEPYEYLVIEVPTEHSGSVMRLVLERQGECVKMEGGHGNTTHIEFHVPARGLIGLRTKMMSGTQGMAIMHHNFLEYRPVKGTFPGRPNGVLISLETSKATGYAIEGLQERGTLFVKPMEPVYEGQIVGENNRDKDMTVNVTRLKALTNMRSAGADKTVPLKPPMEFALEAALEYIEDDELVEVTPTAHRMRKVFLKEGDRKRADRGRA